AAGTGGTAACCCAGTAATACTTCATCAGCACCTTGACCATCAACTAAAACTTTCAAATTATTCTGAGCAGCAGATTTCATAATTTTATACTGCCCATAAATACTTAATGATATAAAAGGTTCCTCCTGCGTATACAAAAGATCATCTATATCGTCTAGAATGTCTTCCAATTCAAAACTAGTCTTGTTCCATTTTAATCCTCCATAATCAACAATTACCTCCTGGAATTTACTTTCATCAATTTTTTCACCAGGAAAAACTAATGAAAAAACCTCAATATTCTTCATTCCTAAATCTTTCATTGCACATATAATCGAAGAACTATCAATCCCACCACTTAAACAACCGCCGATAGGCACATCAGAAATTAATCTTCGTTTAACAGAATTAAAAAAACTATCCCTTATTTCTTTGGATTTTTGAATTTTTTTAGTTTTCAATGCTTTTTTTAAATTGTAATATTCTATTGTAGAAATAGAATTATCATTTAAATTGAAAAAAAGATTTTTTCCAGGTTTTAATTTTTTAATATTCTTAAAAAATGTTTCCTCGGTATGATCAGTATGTCCTGAATATAAAAAATCAAATATTAAATTTTCATTTGCTTTTATATCCATCTCATGCTTTAATATACCCTTAATTTCTGAACTAAATATAAATTCACCATTATCATAATAGTAATAAAGAGGTTTAACACCGAATCTGTCACGACTAAGAAAAATTATATCTTTTTCAATATCATAAATAGCAAAAGCCCACATTCCATTAAATTTTTCCACACATTTAGAACCCCACTCAATATAGGAATATAATAAAACTTCAGTATCAGTATTTGAATTAAATTTATAACCCTTTTCTAACAATTCATACTTAATATCTAAATAATTATAAATTTCTCCATTATAAACAATTGCAAATTTATTGTCACGAGAAAACATTGGCATATGACCTTTATCTGAAAGATCAATTATTGATAATCTCACGGAACCTAAACTAAGCTTATCATTACAGTAAAAACCATTGTCATCAGGACCACGATGTTTTATTTCATCATTCATTACCTGGATTAAATCATGATTACCCCAATTAAATCCATTGATACCGCACATGTTACAAGATTGAAATTACTATTATTTAATTCCCACCATTTCAGTACTGTTTTCAGTTTTCATAAATTTAAATCAATATTTTAAGAATAGTGGGATAAATGACATCGAATTAGAGTAATACATAATATATTGCCTTTTAAAAACATGATATTTGTTTAAATACATGAGAACTATTAATAATTGTTAAAAAATTTTATAATATGATATTAAACCAATAATAATCTTTAAATAAGAGAAATAAAGAACATTGATATGTTACTAATAATCTAATTAATCAATTAAAGTTAATTCAATACGGAAAGATTTTATGGAAAATAAAACTTACAGCAAAATAATATTAACAATC
This DNA window, taken from Methanobacterium formicicum, encodes the following:
- the asnB gene encoding asparagine synthase (glutamine-hydrolyzing), with amino-acid sequence MCGINGFNWGNHDLIQVMNDEIKHRGPDDNGFYCNDKLSLGSVRLSIIDLSDKGHMPMFSRDNKFAIVYNGEIYNYLDIKYELLEKGYKFNSNTDTEVLLYSYIEWGSKCVEKFNGMWAFAIYDIEKDIIFLSRDRFGVKPLYYYYDNGEFIFSSEIKGILKHEMDIKANENLIFDFLYSGHTDHTEETFFKNIKKLKPGKNLFFNLNDNSISTIEYYNLKKALKTKKIQKSKEIRDSFFNSVKRRLISDVPIGGCLSGGIDSSSIICAMKDLGMKNIEVFSLVFPGEKIDESKFQEVIVDYGGLKWNKTSFELEDILDDIDDLLYTQEEPFISLSIYGQYKIMKSAAQNNLKVLVDGQGADEVLLGYHFFFTYYFLDLLHEYKFLTLLNEAIIYKKAHGNLNPFIGIFKIIFSKFILKHRKFKHPFLSDQFHSKYKNRIELNPDVPTQGDVNDRSYFAETYYPLPQLLRFEDKNSMRWSIESRLPFCDYEFVEMMISTHPSQKLHKGITKKIFRDALKDNVPQVIMERKDKIGFEIPDDKLLRSDRGKIFVSELFESKRFKERTFWDYEKVKERWNEHLSGINNGRLLWKIIILELWYRKWIEGS